A DNA window from Drosophila virilis strain 15010-1051.87 chromosome 4, Dvir_AGI_RSII-ME, whole genome shotgun sequence contains the following coding sequences:
- the Mhc gene encoding myosin heavy chain, muscle isoform X24 translates to MPKPAASQEDEDPTPYLFVSLEQRRIDQSKPYDSKKSCWVPDEKEGYLLGEIKATKGDIVSVGLPGGETKDFKKDQLQQVNPPKYEKAEDMSNLTYLNDASVLHNLRQRYYNKLIYTYSGLFCVAINPYKRYPVYTNRCAKMYRGKRRNEVPPHIFAISDGAYVDMLTNHVNQSMLITGESGAGKTENTKKVIAYFATVGASGKKDESQKNKGSLEDQVVQTNPVLEAFGNAKTVRNDNSSRFGKFIRIHFGPSGKLAGADIETYLLEKARVISQQSLERSYHIFYQIMSGAVAGVKDMCLLSDNIYDYFNVSQGKVTVPSIDDSEEFQLADQAFDILGFTKQEKEDVYKITAAVMHMGGMKFKQRGREEQAEQDGEEEGGRVSKLFGCDTAELYKNLLKPRIKVGNEFVTQGRNVQQVTNSIGALCKGVFDRLFKWLVKKCNETLDTKQKRQHFIGVLDIAGFEIFDYNGFEQLCINFTNEKLQQFFNHVMFVLEQEEYTKEGIHWDFIDFGMDLLACIELIEKPMGILSILEEESMFPKATDQTFSEKLTNTHLGKSAPFQKPKPPKPGQQAAHFAIGHYAGVVAYNITGWLEKNKDPLNDTVVDQFKKSQNKLLIEIFADHPGQSGGGEQAKGGRGKKGGGFATVSSAYKEQLNSLMTTLRSTQPHFVRCIIPNEMKQPGMVDAHLVMHQLTCNGVLEGIRICRKGFPNRMVYPDFKMRYMILAPAAMAAEKLPKNAATKCLEAVGLDQDLYRIGNTKVFFRAGVLGQMEEFRDERLGKIMSWMQAWARGYLSRRGFKKLQEQRVALKVVQRNLRKYLQLRTWPWYKLWQKIKPLLNVSRIEDEIARLEEKAKKAEELHAAEVKVRKELEVLNAKLLAEKTALLDSLSGEKGQLQDFQERNAKLTAQKNDLENQLRDIQERLTQEEDARNQLFQQKKKADQEISGLKKDIEDLELSVQKAEQDKATKDHQIRNLNDEIAHQDELINKLNKEKKMQGESNQKTGEELQAAEDKINHLNKVKAKLEQTLDELEDSLEREKKVRGDVEKSKRKVEGDLKLTQEAVSDLERNKKELEQTIQRKDKELSSITAKLEDEQVVVGKHQRQIKELQARIEELEEEVEAERQARAKAEKQRADLARELEELGERLEEAGGATSAQIELNKKREAELSKLRRDLEEANIQHESTLANLRKKHNDAVAEMAEQVDQLNKLKAKAEHDRQTCHNELNQTRTACDQLARDKAAQEKIAKQLQHTLNEVQSKLDETNRTLNDFDASKKKLSIENSDLLRQLEEAESQVSQLSKIKISLTTQLEDTKRLADEESRERATLLGKFRNLEHDLDNLREQVEEEAEGKADLQRQLSKANAEAQVWRSKYESDGVARSEELEEAKRKLQARLAEAEETIESLNQKCIGLEKTKQRLSTEVEDLQLEVDRANAIANAAEKKQKAFDKIIGEWKLKVDDLAAELDASQKECRNYSTELFRLKGAYEEGQEQLEAVRRENKNLADEVKDLLDQIGEGGRNIHEIEKARKRLEAEKDELQAALEEAEAALEQEENKVLRAQLELSQVRQEIDRRIQEKEEEFENTRKNHQRALDSMQASLEAEAKGKAEALRMKKKLEADINELEIALDHANKANAEAQKNIKRYQQQLKDIQTALEEEQRARDDAREQLGISERRANALQNELEESRTLLEQADRGRRQAEQELADAHEQLNEVSAQNASISAAKRKLESELQTLHSDLDELLNEAKNSEEKAKKAMVDAARLADELRAEQDHAQTQEKLRKALEQQIKELQVRLDEAEANALKGGKKAIQKLEQRVRELENELDGEQRRHADAQKNLRKSERRIKELSFQSEEDRKNHERMQDLVDKLQQKIKTYKRQIEEAEEIAALNLAKFRKAQQELEEAEERADLAEQAISKFRAKGRAGSVGRGASPAPRATSVRPQFDGLAFPPRFDLAPENEF, encoded by the exons ATGCCGAAGCCAGCTGCCAGCCAGGAGGATGAGGATCCCACCCCATACCTGTTCGTGTCTTTGGAACAAAGACGTATCGATCAATCGAAACCCTATGATTCGAAGAAGAGTTGTTGGGTGCCCGATGAGAAGGAGGGTTATCTTCTTGGTGAGATCAAGGCCACCAAGGGCGATATCGTCTCCGTCGGTCTGCCTGGTGGAGAG ACGAAAGACTTCAAGAAAGATCAGCTCCAGCAGGTGAACCCTCCGAAATACGAAAAAGCTGAGGATATGTCTAACTTGACATACCTTAACGATGCCTCTGTGCTCCATAACTTGAGGCAGAGATATTACAACAAGCTCATCTAT ACCTACTCCGGTCTTTTCTGCGTTGCCATCAATCCCTATAAGCGCTACCCCGTCTATACCAACCGTTGCGCTAAGATGTACCGTGGTAAGCGCCGTAATGAAGTGCCACCCcatatttttgccatttctgaCGGTGCCTACGTCGACATGTTGACCAACCACGTGAATCAATCTATGTTGATTACCGGTGAGTCTGGTgctggtaagactgagaacACGAAGAAGGTCATTGCGTACTTCGCCACTGTTGGCGCTTCTGGCAAGAAGGATGAGTCGCAGAAGAACAAGGGCTCCCTGGAAGATCAGGTTGTGCAAACCAATCCTGTGCTTGAGGCCTTCGGTAACGCCAAGACCGTGCGTAACGATAACTCCTCTCGTTTC GGTAAATTCATCCGTATTCATTTCGGTCCATCTGGTAAACTGGCTGGTGCTGATATTGAGACCT ATCTGTTGGAGAAGGCTCGTGTCATCTCTCAGCAGTCCCTGGAGCGCTCCTACCATATCTTCTACCAGATTATGTCCGGTGCCGTTGCTGGTGTCAaag ACATGTGCTTGCTCTCTGATAACATTTACGACTACTTTAACGTATCCCAGGGCAAGGTCACTGTGCCCAGTATCGATGACTCTGAGGAATTCCAGCTGGCAGAT CAAGCTTTCGACATCTTGGGCTTCACCAAGCAGGAGAAGGAGGATGTGTACAAGATCACCGCCGCTGTCATGCATATGGGTGGCATGAAGTTCAAGCAACGTGGTCGCGAGGAGCAGGCTGAACAGGATGGTGAGGAGGAGGGTGGCCGTGTGTCTAAGCTGTTCGGCTGCGACACCGCTGAGCTGTACAAGAACTTGCTCAAGCCCCGCATCAAGGTCGGTAACGAGTTCGTCACCCAGGGCCGTAACGTCCAGCAGGTCACCAACTCCATTGGTGCTCTGTGCAAGGGTGTCTTCGATCGTCTCTTCAAATGGCTGGTCAAGAAGTGTAACGAGACTCTGGATACCAAGCAGAAGCGTCAGCATTTCATTGGTGTACTGGATATTGCTGGTTTTGAAATCTTCGAC TACAATGGCTTCGAGCAGTTGTGTATTAACTTCACCAATGAGAAATTGCAACAATTCTTTAACCATGTCATGTTCGTCTTGGAACAAGAGGAATACACCAAAGAGGGTATTCATTGGGACTTTATTGATTTCGGTATGGACTTGCTGGCCTGTATCGAACTGATTGAAAAG CCTATGGGTATCTTGTCGATTCTTGAGGAAGAGTCTATGTTCCCCAAGGCCACCGATCAGACCTTCTCGGAGAAGCTGACCAACACCCATTTGGGCAAGTCGGCTCCATTCCAGAAGCCCAAGCCACCAAAGCCCGGCCAGCAGGCAGCTCACTTTGCCATCGGCCATTATGCTGGTGTTGTCGCCTATAACATCACCGGTTGGTTGGAGAAGAACAAGGATCCCCTGAACGACACTGTTGTCGATCAGTTCAAGAAGTCGCAGAACAAACTGCTCATCGAAATCTTCGCTGATCACCCCGGCCAGTCCGGCGGCGGTGAACAGGCCAAGGGCGGTCGTGGCAAGAAGGGCGGTGGCTTCGCCACTGTCTCGTCTGCCTACAAGGAGCAGTTGAACAGCTTGATGACAACTCTGCGCTCGACACAGCCTCACTTCGTCCGTTGCATCATTCCCAATGAAATGAAACAGCCTGGCATGGTTGATGCTCACTTGGTTATGCACCAGCTGACTTGTAACGGTGTGCTTGAAGGTATCCGTATTTGCCGTAAAGGTTTCCCCAACAGAATGGTCTACCCCGACTTCAAGATGCG TTATATGATTCTGGCACCCGCTGCTATGGCAGCTGAAAAGCTGCCTAAGAACGCTGCCACCAAGTGTTTGGAAGCCGTTGGACTGGACCAAGACTTGTATCGCATTGGTAACACCAAG GTGTTCTTCCGTGCCGGTGTCCTGGGTCAGATGGAGGAGTTCCGTGATGAGCGTCTCGGCAAGATCATGTCCTGGATGCAGGCCTGGGCCCGCGGTTATCTGTCCCGCAGAGGCTTCAAGAAGCTGCAGGAGCAGCGTGTCGCCCTCAAGGTTGTCCAGCGCAATCTGCGCAAATACCTGCAGCTGCGTACCTGGCCCTGGTACAAACTGTGGCAGAAGATCAAGCCTCTGCTCAACGTCAGCCGCATTGAGGACGAAATTGCC CGTCTGGAGGAGAAGGCCAAGAAGGCTGAGGAACTGCATGCCGCTGAAGTGAAAGTGCGCAAGGAGTTGGAGGTCTTGAACGCCAAACTGTTGGCCGAGAAGACCGCCCTGCTGGACTCCCTGTCCGGCGAGAAGGGTCAGCTGCAGGACTTCCAGGAGCGCAACGCTAAGTTGACCGCCCAGAAGAACGACCTCGAGAACCAGCTGCGC GACATTCAAGAGCGCCTGACTCAGGAGGAAGATGCCCGCAACCAGCTGTtccagcagaagaagaaggcCGATCAGGAGATCTCTGGCCTGAAGAAGGACATCGAGGATCTGGAATTGAGCGTCCAGAAGGCCGAACAGGATAAGGCCACCAAGGATCACCAGATCCGCAACTTGAACGACGAGATCGCCCACCAGGATGAGCTCATCAACAAGTTGAACAAGGAGAAGAAGATGCAGGGTGAGAGCAACCAGAAGACTGGTGAGGAACTGCAGGCCGCTGAGGACAAGATTAACCACTTGAACAAGGTTAAGGCCAAGCTCGAGCAGACTCTCGATGAGCTCGAGGATTCGCTGGAGCGCGAGAAGAAGGTGCGCGGCGATGTTGAGAAGTCTAAGCGCAAGGTTGAGGGTGACCTCAAGCTGACCCAGGAGGCTGTTTCCGATCTGGAGCGCAACAAGAAGGAGTTGGAGCAGACCATCCAGCGTAAGGACAAGGAATTGTCCTCCATCACCGCCAAGCTGGAAGATGAGCAGGTCGTTGTTGGCAAACACCAGCGCCAGATCAAGGAACTGCAGGCCCGCATTGAAGAGCTCGAGGAGGAGGTCGAGGCCGAGCGTCAGGCCCGCGCCAAGGCTGAGAAGCAGCGCGCCGATTTGGCCCGCGAACTCGAGGAATTGGGTGAGCGTCTGGAGGAGGCTGGCGGTGCCACCTCTGCCCAGATTGAGCTGAACAAGAAGCGTGAGGCTGAGCTGAGCAAACTGCGTCGCGATCTTGAGGAAGCCAACATCCAGCACGAATCCACCCTGGCCAACCTGCGCAAGAAGCACAACGATGCCGTCGCTGAGATGGCCGAACAGGTTGATCAGCTCAACAAGCTGAAGGCCAA GGCCGAACACGATCGTCAGACTTGCCACAATGAGTTGAATCAAACTCGTACCGCCTGCGATCAGTTGGCTCGCGATAAG GCTGCCCAGGAGAAGATCgccaagcagctgcagcatacCCTCAACGAGGTCCAGTCCAAATTGGATGAGACCAACAGGACTCTGAACGATTTCGATGCCAGCAAGAAGAAGCTGTCCATTGAGAACTCCGATCTGTTGCGTCAATTGGAGGAAGCCGAGTCTCAGGTGTCGCAGCTGTCCAAGATCAAGATCTCCTTGACCACCCAGCTGGAAGATACCAAGCGTTTGGCCGATGAGGAGTCTCGCGAACGCGCCACCCTTTTGGGCAAGTTCCGCAACTTGGAGCACGACCTCGACAACTTGCGCGAGCAGGTTGAGGAGGAGGCTGAGGGCAAGGCTGATTTGCAGCGTCAACTCAGCAAGGCTAACGCTGAGGCCCAGGTCTGGCGCAGCAAGTACGAGTCCGATGGTGTTGCCCGCTCTGAGGAGCTGGAGGAGGCCAAGAGGAAGCTGCAGGCCCGCCTTGCCGAGGCTGAGGAGACCATCGAGTCGCTCAACCAGAAGTGCATCGGCCTGGAGAAGACCAAGCAGCGCCTGTCCACCGAAGTCGAGGACTTGCAGCTGGAGGTCGACCGTGCCAATGCCATTGCCAACGCCGCCGAGAAGAAGCAGAAGGCCTTCGACAAGATCATTGGCGAATGGAAGCTTAAGGTTGATGACTTGGCCGCTGAGCTGGATGCCTCCCAGAAGGAGTGCCGCAACTACTCCACCGAGTTGTTCCGTCTTAAGGGTGCCTACGAGGAAGGCCAGGAACAGCTGGAGGCTGTGCGTCGTGAGAACAAGAACTTGGCCGATGAGGTTAAGGATCTGCTCGACCAAATCGGTGAGGGTGGCCGCAACATCCATGAAATCGAGAAGGCCCGCAAGCGCCTGGAAGCCGAAAAGGACGAGCTCCAGGCTGCTCTTGAGGAAGCCGAGGCTGCTCTCGAACAGGAGGAGAACAAGGTCCTCCGCGCTCAACTTGAGCTGTCCCAGGTGCGCCAGGAAATCGATCGCCGCATCCAGGAGAAGGAAGAGGAATTCGAGAATACCCGCAAGAACCACCAGCGCGCTCTCGACTCCATGCAAGCCTCCCTCGAAGCCGAAGCCAAGGGCAAGGCTGAGGCGCTGCGCATGAAGAAGAAGTTGGAAGCCGACATCAACGAATTGGAAATTGCTCTGGATCATGCCAACAAG GCTAACGCCGAGGCCCAGAAGAACATCAAGCGCTACCAACAGCAGCTCAAGGACATCCAGACTGCCCTTGAGGAAGAACAGAGAGCCCGCGATGATGCCCGCGAACAGCTGGGTATCTCCGAGCGTCGTGCCAACGCTCTGCAGAACGAACTGGAAGAGTCTCGCACTCTGCTGGAGCAGGCCGATCGCGGTCGTCGCCAGGCCGAGCAAGAGCTGGCCGATGCCCACGAACAGCTGAACGAAGTTTCCGCCCAGAACGCTTCCATCTCCGCTGCCAAGAGGAAATTGGAGTCTGAGCTGCAGACCCTGCACTCTGACCTGGATGAGCTCCTGAACGAAGCCAAGAACTCCGAGGAGAAGGCCAAGAAGGCTATGGTTGATGCTGCCCGCCTGGCTGATGAGCTCCGCGCTGAGCAGGATCATGCCCAGACCCAGGAGAAATTGAGAAAGGCCCTGGAACAGCAGATCAAGGAATTGCAGGTGCGTCTGGATGAGGCTGAGGCCAATGCCCTTAAGGGTGGCAAGAAGGCTATCCAGAAATTGGAGCAGCGCGTCCGCGAGCTCGAGAACGAGCTGGATGGTGAGCAGAGAAGACACGCCGATGCCCAGAAGAACTTGCGCAAATCTGAGCGCCGCATCAAGGAGTTGAGCTTCCAGTCTGAGGAGGACCGCAAGAACCACGAACGCATGCAGGATCTGGTCGATAAGCTGCAACAGAAGATCAAGACATACAAGAGGCAGATCGAGGAAGCCGAGGAAATCGCTGCCCTCAACTTGGCCAAATTCCGCAAGGCCCAGCAGGAGCTCGAGGAAGCCGAGGAGCGTGCCGATCTGGCTGAGCAGGCAATTAGCAAATTCCGCGCCAAGGGACGTGCCGGTTCTGTCGGTCGTGGTGCCAGCCCAGCG CCCCGTGCGACATCCGTTAGGCCACAATTCGACGGATTGGCTTTCCCACCAAGATTCGACCTTGCTCCTGAAAACGAATTCTAA